The Lactuca sativa cultivar Salinas chromosome 2, Lsat_Salinas_v11, whole genome shotgun sequence genome includes a window with the following:
- the LOC111887629 gene encoding uncharacterized protein LOC111887629: MPPRKRPRPSGSTAPPPPTPPPQFDPEMFQAAVIAAVVAAMSQIGTNSNGGAGSGATNPNHGDSAGRTRECTYKDFINGKPDSFDGSGGVIALIQWFERTEAIFEICACPEASKVKYATSTFTGRALTWWNGKVKSLTLAVANSLSWEDLKKMMLKEYCPRGEVQKLEQELWNLRMAGSDLTTYTNRFCDLALLCPAMVTPEDKKLERYLWGLSPEIQDSVLASRPTTFDSAKELAQQLIDHHARHDTMATTHTQARGGNNERKFWDNKKDQSTQGLAKKQQILAVHAATTLTTPTPMKPYAGTLPKCNKCNFHHTGACRKMHCKNCDREGHTARFCKAPARPINQVPGSGASPTCYECGETGHFKRECPRTRDAGGGGRVLAITEGETTPELPANISTCF; the protein is encoded by the coding sequence ATGCCGCCAAGGAAAAGACCCAGACCTTCGGGCAGCACAGCGCCACCACCTCCGACACCACCTCCCCAGTTTGACCCTGAAATGTTCCAAGCTGCAGTGATAGCAGCCGTGGTAGCTGCAATGTCACAAATTGGCACAAATAGCAATGGTGGTGCTGGATCTGGAGCCACAAACCCTAACCACGGGGATAGTGCAGGACGCACAAgggaatgcacttacaaggacttcataaatggcaaacccgattccTTTGATGGAAGTGGGGGTGTCATTGCACTAATTCAATGGTTCGAGAGGACCGAAGCGATCTTTGAGATTTGCGCTTGccccgaagcgagcaaagtcaagtacgCGACATCCACCTTCaccggaagagctctcacttggtggaacggcaaaGTTAAGTCGCTTACGCTTGCAGTGGCTAACTCGTTAAGTTGGGAGGACTTAAAGAAGATGATGTTGAAGGAATATTGCCCAagaggtgaagtgcaaaagctggagcaagaactatggaatctcagAATGGCAGGCTCCGACCTTACAACTTACACCAACCGATTTTGTGATCTAGCACTCCTTTGTCCCGCTATGGTCACCCCGGAAGACAAAAAGTTGGAGCGTTACCTCTGGGGATTGTCCCCCGAAATTCAAGATAGCGTGCTcgcctcaagaccaactaccttcgacagcgccaaggagttagCACAACAACTCATTGACCACCATGCCCGCCATGACACTATGGCAACCACCCATACCCAAGCAAGAGGAGGGAACAACGAAAGAAAGTTTTGGGACAACAAGAAAGACCAATCAACCCAAGGCCTTGCTAAGAAGCAACAGATCCTTgctgttcatgctgccacaaccctcaccacacCAACTCCCATGAAACCATACGCAGGAACActtccaaaatgcaacaagtgtaacttccatcacactggggcttgccGAAAGATGCATTGCAAAAACTGCGACAGAGAGGGGCACACTgctcgtttctgtaaggcaccagcacGACCCATCAACCAGGTACCCGGCTCTGGAGCAAGCCCAACCTGTTACGAGTGTGGAGAAACGGGACACTTTAAAAGGGAGTGCCCAAGGACAAGAGATGCTGGTGGTGGCGGGAGGGTGCTTGCAATCACCGAGGGAGAAACCACTCCGGAACTGCCCGCAAATAtcagtacgtgtttctaa
- the LOC128132142 gene encoding uncharacterized protein LOC128132142, with protein sequence MPPRKRPRPSGSTAPPPPTPPPQFDPEMFQAAVTAAVVAAMSQIGTNSNGGAGSGATNPNHGDSAGRTRECTYKDFINGKPDSFDGSGGVIALIQWFERTEAIFEICACPEASKVKYATSTFTGRALTWWNGKVKSLTLAVANSLSWEDLKKMMLKEYCPRGEVQKLEQELWNLRMAGSDLTTYTNRFCDLALLCPAMVTPEDKKLERYLWGLSPEIQDSVLASRPTTFDSAKELAQQLIDHHARHDTMATTHTQARGGNNERKFWDNKKDQSTQGLAKKQQILAVHAATTLTTPTPMKPYAGTLPKCNKCNFHHTGACRKMHCKNCDREGHTARFCKAPARPINQVPGSGASPTCYECGETGHFKRECPRTRDAGGGGRVLAITEGETTPELPANISTCF encoded by the coding sequence ATGCCGCCAAGGAAAAGACCCAGACCTTCGGGCAGCACAGCGCCACCACCTCCGACACCACCTCCCCAGTTTGACCCTGAAATGTTCCAAGCTGCAGTGACAGCAGCCGTGGTAGCTGCAATGTCACAAATTGGCACAAATAGCAATGGTGGTGCTGGATCTGGAGCCACAAACCCTAACCACGGGGATAGTGCAGGACGCACAAgggaatgcacttacaaggacttcataaatggcaaacccgattccTTTGATGGAAGTGGGGGTGTCATTGCACTAATTCAATGGTTCGAGAGGACCGAAGCGATCTTTGAGATTTGCGCTTGccccgaagcgagcaaagtcaagtacgCGACATCCACCTTCaccggaagagctctcacttggtggaacggcaaaGTTAAGTCGCTTACGCTTGCAGTGGCTAACTCGTTAAGTTGGGAGGACTTAAAGAAGATGATGTTGAAGGAATATTGCCCAagaggtgaagtgcaaaagctggagcaagaactatggaatctcagAATGGCAGGCTCCGACCTTACAACTTACACCAACCGATTTTGTGATCTAGCACTCCTTTGTCCCGCTATGGTCACCCCGGAAGACAAAAAGTTGGAGCGTTACCTCTGGGGATTGTCCCCCGAAATTCAAGATAGCGTGCTcgcctcaagaccaactaccttcgacagcgccaaggagttagCACAACAACTCATTGACCACCATGCCCGCCATGACACTATGGCAACCACCCATACCCAAGCAAGAGGAGGGAACAACGAAAGAAAGTTTTGGGACAACAAGAAAGACCAATCAACCCAAGGCCTTGCTAAGAAGCAACAGATCCTTgctgttcatgctgccacaaccctcaccacacCAACTCCCATGAAACCATACGCAGGAACActtccaaaatgcaacaagtgtaacttccatcacactggggcttgccGAAAGATGCATTGCAAAAACTGCGACAGAGAGGGGCACACTgctcgtttctgtaaggcaccagcacGACCCATCAACCAGGTACCCGGCTCTGGAGCAAGCCCAACCTGTTACGAGTGTGGAGAAACGGGACACTTTAAAAGGGAGTGCCCAAGGACAAGAGATGCTGGTGGTGGCGGGAGGGTGCTTGCAATCACCGAGGGAGAAACCACTCCGGAACTGCCCGCAAATAtcagtacgtgtttctaa